The genome window GTTGTGTCAATAAAACACAAACATCTAACCGCAAAAGTGTTTTGCGTTATAGTACACTGACCAAATAGATTGTTGAAGTTTCTAGGACTGTTTTaatttatgaaatataaaaatagctaTTCATCTTTTTGTAAAGAATTTCATGTTTAAGTCCccaattttcaaaaaaaaaaatagcccTATTAAGAACAAAAGGCTTAAACCACCCCATGAAAAGGAGAATAGTGGCTTCAAAGTACTCGTATGATTTATCTGGAATCATCGAAACCAAATAATTCCTGTTTTAATAATTAACGAGCAGCTTAATCCATTTCAGAATCATCTTATTTTAGAAAATACCCCTTAACTTGCTGTTGGGAACGTGGTCAGTTTTTTTAGGTGCGCGCACGTGCTTCAAATTTGTTGGTTAAAAATACATTTGCGGTTTTAGGCTATCGTATGGACCGTACTATATGTCTTATTATATGTCCGgcaaaaaaattgttgcagtCAAAACTAACTAACCAACATGAGGGCTACCATAGTAAGAAAGATTTTCGGTCGTAAGAAAGTGCCTGCCGAGAAGCCAAAGAAAGTGTATCCTGTTGTCGAGGATTTTCTAGTGCTGGCCACGAAGTACTTCTACTCAATAGGTGTGGTTCCCTACGAATCGGATGAGAAACCCGGTTTTGGACTTCACTTGTACCTGGGATTCCACGTAGCTAATCTGCTATTCGTTTGGTTCACAATGATGGTGTTTGTGGTGAATTCTGTTCGTGACAACGAAGACTTTCTCAAGATTTCCATGGTTGTGGGCTATATTACTTTCGGCAACGTCGGCGTCCTAAAGATTTTAGTTGTTCAATTGCAAAAGAGAAAATTAACCAGCTTGGTGCAAAATTTGAAGTCCTTATTTCCACAGCCAAATAAAGGAACGCACGAGGATTTTGATGTAGAGCACTATCTGAGATTTAGCAAACTGATCTCAAAGTATTTCGGACGCCTTTACGTGGCTATGATCGTTATCAACAGCGCGTCCTCCATCACACAGTATGCGATTCAAAGGTGGTGGCTCCATTCGGCGAATGTGGAGTTGCCTCTGCCCTATGTTCCGCTGGCCCCATGGAACTGGCGGGGAAGTTGGACATCTTGGCCGACGTACTTGCTCCAATCGACTGCTGCCTACACTTGCACTTGCGGCTGTTTGTCCGCCGATCTTATGATGTTCGCCGTGGTCATGCAGGTCATCATGCACTTCGATAGATTGGCCAAGGCACTCAGGGAGTTCGATAAAAGGTGTACAAATGGAGCTGAGGAGGACTTAAATGAGCTGAGATCCCTGATCGTCTATCACAATAAAGTTTTAAGGTTAGTTTCTTTGCCGAATGCTCtcatacagaggtggtcaaaagtatttacacaacgagcttttttttcaattagttgacaattgaaaaaaaagctcgttgtgtaaatacttttgaccacctctgtatatctACCCTAATCCTTTCCAGACTCACGAGCAAGATGAACGACATCTTTGGAGTTTCATTGCTTTTGAACTTTCTCAACTCTTCGATGCTCATTTGCAATGTGGGATTTCAGTTGACCATTGGCATCAGCTTGGAGTATATCGGCCGGCAGGTGTTGATCATACTCTCGGCTCTGGTGGAGGTCTACCTCATCTGCTCCTTAAGCCAGATGCTTATTACTGCGGTAAGATAGGCAGGATATCGATTCGAAATAGTCTCACACCATATTTGCAGAGCAAAAATGTTAGCCTTGCCGTCTACGATATGAATTGGCTGGAGTACGATACCAAATTCCGGAAAATGCTCGTCCTAGTAGTTATGCGAGCCCAGAAACCCGTCTCCTTGAATGCTACTGCATTCCTGTCCACAGTCTCAATGGGGACCATGACCACTGTGAGTTTTGTTCAAGATTGTTAGAAATATTTACAAACTTATCAATTTCCAGTTCATGCAAGTATCATACAAGTTCTTCTGCGCTATTCGGATGATGTATCAGTAAAAAGATTTTTTAATGGATTTTAGGGCActgttttaaaataattgcattttatatGAAATCTAATAAATACGATTCGACTATTGATACTgctcaagaatatatatactttatattgCCGAAAGCGCTTCCTTTTACCGGTTATATAATAACggttatataattataaattctAGACACGATGCTTAAGATACCCTTGTTTCATAAACAGTCTTTTAACAATCCCCTTTGAGCTCTTGGTACTATTGCACTTAAGAATCGTTGACCTTGGCTAACAAATTTTGCGAATGggtaaaacattttcaaagCCTTTGAACTCCTATCAAAATGGCATTGGTGGGCCAAATAATAATAGCCTAATAAAGCAGTCTTCCAAGTTATGATGATTAAGTTACCAAAATTACGGGTATTGCTGCTTAGATGTGTCATATGTGTTTTCGCACTTTCCAGGTCAGATAGAAGGAATTCTCCCAAATTTTAACTACCAATAACCATAAACGAAATTAAGATTATGAGCCGATAAGATGCATTCACGGTTATTGGgcgaaaaatcaaaaacaaacataaacTGCCCGGCAACTGATAAGGTTTGGCAATATGGAACTATATAAGGCCACGACCATTTCGTTTTGGCCACAAAGAAAGTGAAATCAATATGAATACCTATAAGTTTATCCTGTTTCTTAGCATGGGTTTTTTAAACCAGATGGGTGAACTAGAGGGCCATGGTATGATGTTAAGTCCAACCGGAAGATCCTCGCGATGGCGCTACGATAACTCGGCGCCAACAAACTACGATGACAATGCATTATATTGCGGTGGATTTTGGGTAGGAGTGCCATTTAAAAAATCTGAATGCAGTTCATTTAATGATGTTCTTAACCCAATAGAAACAAACCGAAAATGACGGCAAATGTGGACTTTGCGGAGATGATTGGAGCTTGGAGCAGCCGCGACCCAATGAGCTGGGTGGAAAATATGGCAGTGGAGTGATTGTAAAGAGTTTTGCCGGCGTAGCTGAAGCGGAAATCAATGTTAAGATCACAGCCAATCATCTGGGCTACTTCCGCTTCCACATCTGCGATTTGGACGAAAATGGCAGCGAGTCGGAGGATTGCTTTAACCAATATCCTTTGAACTTCACCGACGGTAGCCAGAAGTACTACATCAACACCACCACCGGCGATATCCCAGTAACCGTGAAACTGCCCAGCGATCTCAACTGCATTCACTGCGTTTTGCGCTGGACCTACACGGCGGGAAATAATTGGGGTGTTTGTGAGGATGGAACGGGCGCCATGGGCTGTGGGGCGCAGGAAACCTTTATTAACTGCGCTGATATCAGTGTACTATCCTCAGTGAGAAGCATATTCCAGGAGGTGCCCGAGGAGGTGGCGGAATCGAagtgaagtggttatcatcaGAGGTTGCCAATCGAACAATACTGCTAGTCCCAATAAATTATGtaacttatttatttctaATTGTGCCAAATTGTGCATCAACAatacgattttgttttaagaacCCTATGCTTATATATCCTAAAAAGCTAAAAGGTTATTTTATTACCTCAATTTAAGTATTGATTAAACAATACTTGATAAAAATTCACCTCAAAATGACTTTGAAATTGTATAAAGTTCACTTTGAAAATGCGACATTAATAGTTAAGTATTTACGAACAACCATAAATAAAGACCATTCCAAAAATTATGAATGTTTATTTCTCTTTTATTCAATAAATTAATCGtcgtatatattttttatacatatatatgagTGTGttttgagtgtgtgtgtgtggattgTTGGTGATGACCGTTTGTCTTCGAGGTGCAGGGCCCCGCACTTCCTCCTCCTAAGATGGATCCTACTAATTTTAAATTCTTGATACTGAAAGCCCTGTCTTAGACGTGTTCTTAACGATCGGATGAGATTTGCACGGTTCAgtgcttaaatatttgttgtttttaagCTATCCTGTTTATGTTCGTATTTGTATCTTGTATGTTATTTTAATATTCGTAATTTGTCTTAAGTGTTTCGTGGCTTACAAAATATGTTTCACATTAACTGGCTTATTAGTTAACTTCACAAATAagttgtatatatatatgcattcttttgtttatattt of Drosophila mauritiana strain mau12 chromosome 3R, ASM438214v1, whole genome shotgun sequence contains these proteins:
- the LOC117145209 gene encoding odorant receptor 67a-like; the encoded protein is MRATIVRKIFGRKKVPAEKPKKVYPVVEDFLVLATKYFYSIGVVPYESDEKPGFGLHLYLGFHVANLLFVWFTMMVFVVNSVRDNEDFLKISMVVGYITFGNVGVLKILVVQLQKRKLTSLVQNLKSLFPQPNKGTHEDFDVEHYLRFSKLISKYFGRLYVAMIVINSASSITQYAIQRWWLHSANVELPLPYVPLAPWNWRGSWTSWPTYLLQSTAAYTCTCGCLSADLMMFAVVMQVIMHFDRLAKALREFDKRCTNGAEEDLNELRSLIVYHNKVLRLTSKMNDIFGVSLLLNFLNSSMLICNVGFQLTIGISLEYIGRQVLIILSALVEVYLICSLSQMLITASKNVSLAVYDMNWLEYDTKFRKMLVLVVMRAQKPVSLNATAFLSTVSMGTMTTFMQVSYKFFCAIRMMYQ
- the LOC117145836 gene encoding uncharacterized protein LOC117145836, giving the protein MNTYKFILFLSMGFLNQMGELEGHGMMLSPTGRSSRWRYDNSAPTNYDDNALYCGGFWKQTENDGKCGLCGDDWSLEQPRPNELGGKYGSGVIVKSFAGVAEAEINVKITANHLGYFRFHICDLDENGSESEDCFNQYPLNFTDGSQKYYINTTTGDIPVTVKLPSDLNCIHCVLRWTYTAGNNWGVCEDGTGAMGCGAQETFINCADISVLSSVRSIFQEVPEEVAESK